A stretch of Bombina bombina isolate aBomBom1 chromosome 2, aBomBom1.pri, whole genome shotgun sequence DNA encodes these proteins:
- the LOC128650087 gene encoding lecithin retinol acyltransferase-like, with the protein MMKSLFVGMCVFLLEKLIIFSNVKVFSLTTKKIRNKQYSNISFLKRGDLLEVPRTLFVHFGIYLGNNKVAHLMPDILPVLSDDTCLIEKVVTNKRLILGVLAKVASIRVDTVQDFAYGGSIIVNHMDSSFKSRPLSNEEVAQRAEKLVGATSYSLLWDNCEHFVTYCRYGIPVSFQTDKFCEIVKRIIRDQRSVLISASLGIALTFCLGLEPSITLPSFLVTFSLWMAS; encoded by the exons ATGATGAAAAGCCTGTTTGTAGGAATGTGTGTCTTCCTTTTAGAAaaacttattattttttcaaatgtaaagGTGTTTAGCTTgacaacaaagaaaattagaaATAAACAGTACAGTAACATAAGCTTTCTCAAGAGAGGTGACCTCCTAGAGGTGCCAAGGACCTTGTTTGTGCACTTTGGGATTTACTTAGGGAATAACAAGGTGGCCCATTTAATGCCAGATATTCTCCCAGTTCTGTCTGATGATACATGTTTGATTGAGAAAGTGGTCACCAACAAAAGGCTGATACTTGGAGTCCTGGCTAAGGTAGCCAGTATAAGAGTGGACACAGTACAGGACTTTGCATATGGTGGAAGTATAATAGTTAACCACATGGACAGCAGCTTTAAGTCAAGACCTCTTTCTAATGAAGAAGTAGCTCAGAGAGCTGAAAAACTGGTGGGAGCTACATCATACAGTCTGCTGTGGGACAACTGTGAGCACTTTGTGACATACTGCAGATACGGTATTCCTGTCAGCTTTCAGACCGATAAG TTCTGTGAAATTGTGAAGAGGATTATTCGAGACCAAAGAAGTGTTTTAATTTCTGCATCTTTGGGGATTGCATTAACATTTTGTTTGGGTTTGGAACCTTCCATCACCCTTCCGAGCTTCCTGGTCACTTTCTCCCTGTGGATGGCAAGCTAA